The window GTCCGAGGCATTCTTGGGCTTCTCGACGTTGTAGTAGGCGGCAAGCCGCGCGTTGAGTAGCTGTTTGCCGAACAAGAAAACGCGTCCAAAGCCTCCGCCCAGCGGCACTGTAGGAGCTAACTCGCTGGAAAGACAGTGAAAAAGAAGAGAGGCGACGGAACCTCTCTGCGCAGATCGAGGCTTATATATAGAAGCAGTTCGAATCGAAGCACTCATCCCCGCATCGGGTCAAATCACACATGAATTCGACCCAATTGGCAGTCCACTACTTGGCCGTGTGATGTGAAACGCCTCTTCTTTTACCTATGCGCCTCGATTCGCCCTTCGACCTTTTGCAGCGACGCCGTTGACAAAATCAGAACCACGGGACCGGCGAAACTTCTTCAACGGAATCGACTTCGCAGAGACTATCAACCCTACGCGTTCAACTTCTACCCCTATGAGCCGATGTACTTCGTTGCGGGGACCGATCTGGAAAAGAGCAAGTACCAAATCAGCTTCCGCTACCCAAGCTCCTCAGGTCCAATATCGAGTTGTATTTCATGGTCCAGCGGTTCGACGGCTATGCCGAGAGCTTGATCGACTTTCGCGAACTGCGACACGCGACTCGAATAGGATTCTCCATGATTCGCTGAATGCATTTTCGAGGATGTGGCAAACTACGAAAGGTGGATCAGTTCATGCTTTCGTTGGCCAATATTTATCTTCCGTCGGAGAATCGATATGCGGTTCTCGGCAGAAAGTGCGATGATACCGTTGGTGGGTCCATGGAATACGTCCATGGAATACGGATGTCGAAATTGAGGGGGAGTCATAGCGATGGTTCGAAATGGTCAGGGCGACCCGAGGGTTCTCTTTTTGCCCTTTCTTCAGTGAAATCCAGTTGGATAGCGATTGGATTCGTATCGATCCTGTTGCTTTCCTTGAATGTCCTCGGGTGCGCACCCAAGGTCAGTCGCGGTGGTCATGGCACGGCCAATACACGTCTAGATGATGCCGCTTTGAGTACCGGGCTCGACAAGGCTGATCTCGACTACCTAGTCGATCAGAATCTTAAAGCCCTTTACGATTCGCGCTTCTGGAACACCACGATCCTGAACGAGCGCGGTGATCCGCACCTCATCACGATCTTCCCAATTCGCAACGACACTAGCGAACATCTCGGCGACCAGATGGAGACCTTGCTCTCGGGGATCGAGACTTCGTTGGTCAACAGTGGTGCTGTATGGGTGGTGAGCCGTGAGCGACAGGCCGAGATGATACGGGAGGTCGTATACCAGCAGTCTGGAGACATCGACCCGGCAAGCGCCGCGAGAATTGGCCTCCAGCTGGGCGCGAAATATTACGTGACCGGAAAGTTGGGGGCAGTCGACGAGCGCCTCAAGAAGGTTCGCCGGGTTCAGTACAGCCTCTTCATCCAGGTCATCGAGGTCGAGAACAGCTTGATTCGTTTCCAGAATGAATCGGCCCGAAGCAAAGCCATCAAGAAGTAAATCCCTTAGTGAACAGTCGCATCTCTCCAAGCGCGCTGCGTCCCTCAATCGCACTTGCTGCTCTGCTGCTGGTTGCGCTCGCTTCGGGTTGTGCCACCTACTCGAATAACACGGCCAAAGCCCGCGAGATGGCGCGCACGGGCAACTATGACCAGGCGATCGAGCAGTTAAACAGTCTGCTCAAGGTCAAGGACGGCAAGACCCTCCCAGACCCATTTCGCAAAAACGATGCGCTCGTTCTGCTCGAGCGAGGAATGCTTCACCAGGCACGAGCCGACTACGCCGCATCACAGGTTGACCTGCAAGCTGCGGATAAGGAGCTTGAGCTCCTCGACTTCACTGGGGACGTCGCGGGATCTATCGGCAAGTACATCTACAGCGATAGTGCCGGGCTCTACAAGATTTCGCCGACCGAGCGCTTGTCACTCAACTCGATCAACGTATTGAATTACCTCGCGAACAAAGATCTCCGGGGTGCCAGGGTCGAGGTGCGGCGCTTTACGACGATGCGCAATTTCTTGAAGGAGTATCAACCGAACAGCGCCCACGGGGCGATTGGTTCCTATGTCTCGGGTTTCGTCATGGAGAAACTCGGCGAGGGGAACTCGGCGATGCGCTACTACGACGAAGCCCTCGAGGGTCGTGACCTCGCGACTCTCTATGGCCCCATTTCCGAGCTGTCCAAGTCCGTCTCGTACCGTGGTTCCAACGTGACGGATTTCCTGAGCCGCGGCGCCAGTCGTTACCACTCCGTGCCTACGAATCCGGAGCAGGGAGAAATCCTGGTTGTCGTTGCGATCGGTCGCGTGCCATACAAGATGCCCAAACGGATCCCAATCGGTGCGGCCGTGGGCATTGCCGGGGCATACGTCACGGGCGACCTCAAGATCCTCGAACGGTCGGCCCTCAAGGTAGTGGTCTATCCCGAGTTGGTTCCCGCCGAGGGGATCTACTCGACGGCGTCGGTGCACGTCGATGGCAAACGAGTGCTGATGGAGCAGGTCACTGATCTGGGCGCGGATATCACGAAGGAGTACGAGGCCGTCAAAGCGCGGATCATTGCGGCGGCCGTGAGCCGAATGATCGCCCGCGCGCTGGTGGCAGAGGGCGCCCGGAAAGCCGGCCAAAAGGCGAGTCCAGGGGTCGGGGTATTGGCTGCGGTGGTGGCGGAAGGGGCGTTGCTGGTGGCCGACAAACCCGACACGCGTTCCTGGACGCTGCTTCCGGGCCGCTTCTTCGCCGCCCGAATTCGCGTCGATCCGGGAGACCACAGGGTCCGTATCGGTCTCGGCACCGGCGATCACACCTGGAGGTCGACCAACGTTACCGTACCCAAAGGTGGCTTTGCGGTAATTGTCGCGACCCCGCTTCATTGAGCTTGGATTTGTAATTTCACACGAGCGACCACTTCTCGAAATTTGCGGTCGAGATTCACCTATCGCCATTTGATTTTGGTGCGCGCTCTGGCAGGAGCCACCCTCCTTACCTCCTGCGGCAATACGAGTGACGGTGACGAGAGTGGCAGCAGTGGAGCACGCTTTATTTCTGAACGCCGTGGCGGCGACCGACTCCAATGCGCTCTACTTCGAGTTCAGCGGCCATATCAAGCGCAGCGGCAATTTGGGGAGTGTAGCCCGTCAGCAAGATTCGAAGGGGAAGGAGCGGGAACCCGTAGCGAAAGGTCCCGGAGCGACCTCGCTTGCTACTACAACAGCGAAATCTATCGTGAGTCGCTTGACAACGTGTCCCCTGCTGGTGTCTACTTCGATCGCCAAATCGGCAATACGAACACGAACCGGAAGAACATCGTCGCTGCCTGTGAACTCCCGAACCGCAGCGTGATCGTGCGCCTGGCGTGATCCGAGGACGAGGACGAGGAAAAGGAGTAGGCATGTCAAGACAGTCGATATTTCTGGTGTTGGTCGTTGTGCTCATCGGACAGCTCGCATGGGTACAGCCCGTCGCTGCCGGCGGGCTGTACGTTGCCGAGTTCGCGACGTCAGACATGGGTGCGGCGGGCTCGGGCAGTCTCGCTCGCGGCGAGGACGCGGCCTCAGCGTTCGCCAACCCGGCCACAATGACGCGGCTCGATTCGCACCAGCTCCAGCTGGGCATGGCGCCCGGGGTCAGCGTGGTCAGGTTCGACCAGGATTCGGGCACGCCCGTCCCCGGCAACAACGGAGGCGGCCAGGGTGGTTTCATTCCGTTGCTGGGCAGCTCCTACGTGCACAAGGTCTCGGATCGCATTCGCGCGGGTATGGGGCTCTTCTCGATCTCGGGCGCGGCCCTCTCTCCCAATAGCGATTGGGCGGGTCGCTACCAGGTCACGGACATCCAGCTCTTCACGCTCAGCTTCGTTCCGACTGTCGCCTTCAAGCTCACGGACTGGCTCTCCGTGGGCGTCGGAACAACCGTCACTTATGCGACCCTCGACTGGAAGCTCAAGGTGCCAGATGGGGTGGGCGGAGAGGTGAACGTAAAGCTCGACGACCTGGACGACTGGGCGGCGGCCGCCCTCGTCGGGATCTTGATCGAGCCCAACGACAAGTTCCGGGTGGGCCTCACCTATCAGTCGGAGACGAAGCTGAAGCTTCAAGGGAAATTCAAAGGTTTGGCCCCCGACGGACTGGACCTGAGTCTCGAGCTGCCCCTGGCCCACGCGATCCGTGCGGACGCGATCTGGCAGGCGACCGACGACCTGGCGTTCTCCTTCGGAACCGCGGTCGAGTTCTGGTCGTCACTCAAAGACACGGACATTGATATCGGCCCCGTGGAAACCGAGGTCCGACTCGGCTTCAAGGACTCGTGGAAGCTTCGCGCAGGCGTCCACTATCAGCTCAACGAATTGTGGATGGTGCAAACCGGACTCAGCTACGACTCCTCGGCGCTGGGCACGAAAGACCGCACCCCGGCGCTACCCATCGACGAGCAATGGCGTTGGGGAATTGGCGGAACCTACGCTTGGAGCGAGAGCAAGACCATCGGATTCGCATTCCAATACGTAAACCTGGGCAAGAGCAAGATCGACAGCACTGCGCTCAAGGGAGACTACAAGGACAACGAGATCTTGTTCTTCGTGTTGAACCTCAACATGGCGCAGCTGCCCTGGAACGGGAAGGCCAGTTTCTGAGCCCGCGGTAGGACTCGACGCCAGCTTGGACGAGAGCTGGCTCTTCGTTACCCCAGGAGGTCATCGAACTCCTGAAGTGTCGGCGATAGAATTGCGTCACTAGAAGGCTTCGGTGAGCGAGAAGTAGAACTCGAAGCCGTCTCGCCCCCAGGCCGCGTCCGCACGGTAGTTCATGCGATTCTGCTCGGTGAGGCGGAAGCGCAAACCGAAACCGGCACTCCAGAGCAGCCGGTCATCGCTCAAATCATCGATTGCGGGCGCCACCTGGCCGAGACCGGCGAAGACCGTGCCCGCCAAGCGTTTGTACAAATGCTGTCGGAGCTCGATCTCGCCCGCCAGGTGAATCGCGTCCTGGTAGCGACCGGGCTCGTACCCACGCAGGTCATGTTGCGACAGATCAGAGAAAGGTGTGTTTCCCTCGGTGAAGCGGCCGAAGACCCGGAAGGCGAGCACGCCATCCTTCCACAACTCGTCGTAGCGGCGATACGAGACATCCCACACTCGGTAGCTGAAGTCACTCCCGATTCCGCTATCGAAGAACTTGAAGTCGAGATCGCTCAAGCTGCCTGCCATCGGGAAGAAGGATTCGTCTCGGCTGTCACGCTGAAGGTGGATGCCGAAGCCGATGCGGGTCTCGTCCAGCTCCGAGCTGGAGACGCCCGGCGGTAGGACGCCCTTGCTGACCGAGTTCTCGGTCCGGCTGACCTCGACGCTGGGGCCCAGGAAGATCGGCACGCCAAAGATCTTCAGCTGCTCCGGGAGTCGACGTAGGACCTCGAGGCTGCCCATAAGTGTGTCGGCCTGGATTTCGATCTTGTCGCCCCGATCGGCTGCCTCGCTACCGATACCGTAGAAGTCGTAGTTGATCCGATTTGCGTTGAAGACGGAGGTCACCCGCCACAGGTCCTCGCTAATGTGGAAGAGGCCCGTTAGCACACCTCCGAAGCTCTTGTTCTCCGATCCGAACCCCGCGAGCGCCACACTCGACGGCGGAGATCCACGGTCCTCGGGATCAATGCGAAAGATGTAGCCACCCACGAGGGCGCCGCCCCAGCCGAGAGTGGGGCTGCGAAACGGGATCGGCGCCACGAAGGGCTCACCCCGCCTATCCTCGGGCCCGCCAGTCTCGTCGTCGCCCAGCACATCCGAAGGTGGGTCCTGCAGGCCGGATTCGCCCCGTTCAAGGGCGTCCATGTCGATCGTCGATCTGAAGAGTCCGAAGTCTTCGGCGCGCCCTTCAGAGCCGGCGGTCTCCTCCGCAAGGGCCGGTCCGACGCAAATTAGGAGCAGAATCGATCCAGAAACGAAAATCCCACGGGCAGCCCACATCGGCATTGCGAAATCCTAGCCGAAGACCGGCTTCGCTCGCAGCGATCTTCTCAAAGTTCCGAGGACCCAAAAGTCCGAGTTCTGCTGACGGGAAACACGGCAACTTGTAGAACGCGACTTCAGTGCGACGCGAGCATCACAGGCTGACTCATCTCAACATTCGGATGTTGAGTCCGAGCATACCTAAAACCCCACTGCCGGCGACACATAGCTGGCCGATTTAATTAGCATTCAAGGTCGTGTCGCTTGGAGGATGCTCGGGCAATGACTTACTCTGCTCTTTTCATGTGACTTGTCACGCGAAAAACAATGCACGGATAGCGCTGTCTCCATATCGGGCGAACAGCCCGGTGAGTAGACCCGCCAGCAGCGCGCCGAATACGAGTACGAAGACCACCTCCGAAGCGAGCAGGCCGATGACAGCAGCGCGCGAACCGCCGATCTTGACGATCGTTTCGATCTCCCGTTGCCGCAAGCGGAACGAGAGTCCAAATACGAGGCTCGCCACCGCGAGCGTGGCTACGGCCACAGTGGTGAGTGCTGCCACGACGTAGCTACGAATCATAATCACTGTCTCGAGCAGTTCGTCCATCACGGCGCGCGGACGCACGATCTGGACAGCGAGGCCGGGCTCCTCGTAGCGACCCATCAGTAGCACCCTCGCCTTTTCGTCGTGGGGAACGGCCAAAATTCCCGTGAGGGGTAAGTCCGCGAGATCGCCGTGAAAGTGAAACGATTCGGCGTTCTCCGGCGTGATCTCGTTGTACTCGACCACTGAAGCGTTGGCGGTGATCCGCCCGCCCGCCCGGGCGAGCACCGCGGCGTCGGCGCCGGACGCCGCAAGATCCTGGTGGCCGTGGCCCAGACCGGCGATCACCCAGGCCGTCTTCACATCGACGAAGACGGCCGCGTCATCTGGTCCTTGCGTGGGCTCCAACACACCGCTGACACGCATCTTGAGCGGATAGACCCCGGCGAGGTCAAAGACACTCTCGGGCGAGGAAAGCACTGCGTCGCCTGGCCCAACGCCAAGGCGCTGTGCCGCCGTTGCCCCCACAACGCACTCGCCGAGCAGCGCAAAGCGCCGACCCGCTGCGAAGTGGAGTCCGCGAAAATCGAAGTACTCGAGGGTCGTCCCGACGATCGGTTGGTCGCCGGCGCGAAAGCGCACGTATAACGGGATGGGATCGGCGAACCCCGACGCAGCCACGCGCTCGGTTTCGGCGAAGCGCGTCTGTTCCTGGGACTCGCTACCGAAGTAGAGCGAACTCAGCACCAATTCGAGGGAGCTACCCCGGGCCCCGACTAAAAGAGGTGTCGCGTCCGCACGAGCTGTGAGCGCCGACGCGCTCTCCCCGACGATGACGTAAAGACCCACCGGTAGGAAGGCGATCAGCGCGATCGCGCCCACCAGGATACTGGTCTTCACGCGGTGGTGGGCGATGTAGCGCCAGGCGAGATAAACGGCCCCACTCACGGCGAATCACTCGTCGTGAACTGCTTGAAATCCAGTACACGGTCGAAATGTGGGAGCAATTCGTGATCGTGGGTCACGGTGACGAGGGTGGCACCGCGTTCGCGGGCCACGTCGAAGAGCAGATCGAGAACGCGCAGCTTGTTCGCCGGATCGAGGTTGCCCGTCGGCTCGTCGGCCAACAGTAGCGGGGGATCGACGACGAGCGCCCGACACACGGCCACCCGCTGGCGTTCACCCTGGGAGAGCTGCGCCGGGCGGCGGCCCAGAAGTTTTGCGATTCCAAGTCGGTCGGCCAACTCGTGCGCGCGCGCACGCACGCGACCGTTGAGGCGAAGCGTAGAGTTGATGCGATACGGCAGCACGATATTGTCGAACACACTCAAGTACTCGAGCAGTTCGAACTCCTGAAAGACCATGCCGATCGCACCCACTCGAAAGTCTCGCCGCGCAGGTTCAGAGAGTGCCGAGACCTCGACACCCTCGGTGACGATACGGCCCTCCACGGGAGCCACGATGCCGGCAATCAAGTGGAGAAGCGTCGTCTTCCCCGAGCCACTCGGGCCGACGAACGCCAAGGCTTCGCCTCGCGCGACCTGTAATTCGGGTATACGCAAGGCAAAGTCTCCTTCGCCGTAGCGGAATTCCAGATTAGAGATGGCGACCGAGACTTCAGCCACTTAGATTCGCTCTTCTTCAAGGATCGTGACACGCACGAGCTTCCAGGCCCCGTCGACCGGTGCCACGTCCAGCTCGGCGCGGTAACGGTTGCGGCGTTCGTGGATGTGCCCCCAATGGCCGACAGAACCCGCCACGTTCCAAGCGACGACGGCCGTAAACGCGCGGCCCGCGGCTGGCGCGACCGCAAGGTCGATGAGTTCCACTCGCTTTACCCGGGCGCGTGCGCCGCCTTGGCTCTGGAGTTCGAGCCCGCGCCGCGTTTCGAGGAAGAGCTGCTCGAGCAAGTCACCGTGTGCGCTTCGAGCCAGGACATCGTAGATACGGCTCTCGTCGCGGAAGTCGAAGGCGCGGTAGACGTTGTGAAGCAGGCCACCCACCAACTCGCGGTAGCGGGGGTCGCTGAGCCCTGTGTTCCAACTTCCCCAGAACGCAAGCCCCGTGAGCAGCAAGGTTGCGGCTGCAAGGCCGGCGGTCGCCCGACTGCGAACGCGCGCTGCGCGAAGTCCCGCGAAGCAAGCGAGAGCCACGAAGACCCATCGCCCCG of the Myxococcales bacterium genome contains:
- a CDS encoding penicillin-binding protein activator LpoB, which codes for MLSLNVLGCAPKVSRGGHGTANTRLDDAALSTGLDKADLDYLVDQNLKALYDSRFWNTTILNERGDPHLITIFPIRNDTSEHLGDQMETLLSGIETSLVNSGAVWVVSRERQAEMIREVVYQQSGDIDPASAARIGLQLGAKYYVTGKLGAVDERLKKVRRVQYSLFIQVIEVENSLIRFQNESARSKAIKK
- a CDS encoding outer membrane protein transport protein; this translates as MSRQSIFLVLVVVLIGQLAWVQPVAAGGLYVAEFATSDMGAAGSGSLARGEDAASAFANPATMTRLDSHQLQLGMAPGVSVVRFDQDSGTPVPGNNGGGQGGFIPLLGSSYVHKVSDRIRAGMGLFSISGAALSPNSDWAGRYQVTDIQLFTLSFVPTVAFKLTDWLSVGVGTTVTYATLDWKLKVPDGVGGEVNVKLDDLDDWAAAALVGILIEPNDKFRVGLTYQSETKLKLQGKFKGLAPDGLDLSLELPLAHAIRADAIWQATDDLAFSFGTAVEFWSSLKDTDIDIGPVETEVRLGFKDSWKLRAGVHYQLNELWMVQTGLSYDSSALGTKDRTPALPIDEQWRWGIGGTYAWSESKTIGFAFQYVNLGKSKIDSTALKGDYKDNEILFFVLNLNMAQLPWNGKASF
- a CDS encoding BamA/TamA family outer membrane protein is translated as MPMWAARGIFVSGSILLLICVGPALAEETAGSEGRAEDFGLFRSTIDMDALERGESGLQDPPSDVLGDDETGGPEDRRGEPFVAPIPFRSPTLGWGGALVGGYIFRIDPEDRGSPPSSVALAGFGSENKSFGGVLTGLFHISEDLWRVTSVFNANRINYDFYGIGSEAADRGDKIEIQADTLMGSLEVLRRLPEQLKIFGVPIFLGPSVEVSRTENSVSKGVLPPGVSSSELDETRIGFGIHLQRDSRDESFFPMAGSLSDLDFKFFDSGIGSDFSYRVWDVSYRRYDELWKDGVLAFRVFGRFTEGNTPFSDLSQHDLRGYEPGRYQDAIHLAGEIELRQHLYKRLAGTVFAGLGQVAPAIDDLSDDRLLWSAGFGLRFRLTEQNRMNYRADAAWGRDGFEFYFSLTEAF
- a CDS encoding ABC transporter permease: MSGAVYLAWRYIAHHRVKTSILVGAIALIAFLPVGLYVIVGESASALTARADATPLLVGARGSSLELVLSSLYFGSESQEQTRFAETERVAASGFADPIPLYVRFRAGDQPIVGTTLEYFDFRGLHFAAGRRFALLGECVVGATAAQRLGVGPGDAVLSSPESVFDLAGVYPLKMRVSGVLEPTQGPDDAAVFVDVKTAWVIAGLGHGHQDLAASGADAAVLARAGGRITANASVVEYNEITPENAESFHFHGDLADLPLTGILAVPHDEKARVLLMGRYEEPGLAVQIVRPRAVMDELLETVIMIRSYVVAALTTVAVATLAVASLVFGLSFRLRQREIETIVKIGGSRAAVIGLLASEVVFVLVFGALLAGLLTGLFARYGDSAIRALFFA
- a CDS encoding ABC transporter ATP-binding protein; this encodes MAEVSVAISNLEFRYGEGDFALRIPELQVARGEALAFVGPSGSGKTTLLHLIAGIVAPVEGRIVTEGVEVSALSEPARRDFRVGAIGMVFQEFELLEYLSVFDNIVLPYRINSTLRLNGRVRARAHELADRLGIAKLLGRRPAQLSQGERQRVAVCRALVVDPPLLLADEPTGNLDPANKLRVLDLLFDVARERGATLVTVTHDHELLPHFDRVLDFKQFTTSDSP